One window from the genome of Saccharomyces mikatae IFO 1815 strain IFO1815 genome assembly, chromosome: 4 encodes:
- the TRP1 gene encoding phosphoribosylanthranilate isomerase TRP1 (similar to Saccharomyces cerevisiae TRP1 (YDR007W); ancestral locus Anc_3.192) has translation MPAVNFLGSYGPVVKVCGLQSAEAAQCALDSNADLLGIICVPNRKRTVDPVVAKKISHLVKAYRNSSGTPKYLVGVFRNQSKEDVLTIANDYGIDIVQLHGDEPWQEYQAFLGLPVIKRLVFPKDCDILLSAPLEKSHLFTPLFDSEAGGTGELLDWSSISDWVTKQENPENLQFMLAGGLTPENVCDALRLNGVVGVDVSGGVETNGIKDTDKIANFVSNAKK, from the coding sequence ATGCCCGCTGTTAATTTTTTAGGTAGTTACGGTCCAGTGGTGAAAGTTTGCGGCTTGCAAAGCGCAGAGGCCGCCCAATGTGCTTTGGATTCGAACGCTGACTTGCTAGGTATAATATGTGTGCCCAATAGGAAAAGAACAGTTGACCCAGTCGTAGCCAAGAAAATTTCGCATCTGGTAAAAGCATATAGGAACAGCTCGGGTACTCCGAAATATTTGGTTGGTGTTTTTCGTAATCAGTCCAAGGAGGACGTTTTGACTATAGCAAATGACTATGGCATTGATATTGTTCAACTGCATGGTGATGAGCCGTGGCAAGAATACCAGGCATTTCTCGGCTTGCCAGTTATTAAAAGACTTGTGTTTCCAAAAGATTGTGACATATTACTCAGTGCACCCCTAGAAAAATCACATCTGTTCACTCCTTTATTTGATTCGGAGGCAGGTGGAACAGGTGAACTTTTAGATTGGAGTTCTATCTCTGATTGGGTTACAAAGCAAGAAAACCCAGAAAATTTGCAGTTCATGTTGGCTGGTGGACTGACACCTGAAAATGTTTGCGACGCGCTTCGACTAAATGGTGTTGTTGGTGTTGATGTAAGCGGGGGTGTAGAGACAAATGGCATAAAAGATACCGATAAAATTGCAAACTTCGTTAGTAATGCAAAAAAGTAA